From Cryptosporangium minutisporangium:
CCCGCCACCGTGAAGGCCGGCGACACGCTGCGGGTCACGTGCACGCACGACGCGACGCTCCGCCGGAAGCTGCCCGAGCTGCAGTCGCTCGAGCCCCGGTACGTGGTCTGGGGCGACGGCACCAGCGACGAGATGTGCCTCGGCGTGGTGATCTGGGCGCCCAAGAGCTGACCCAGTGCCGTCCCGGCGACCGGCGACCGGCGCGTAATCCTAGTTAGCCGATAGGCATTGGACGCTAGCATGCGGAGCAGTTACCGTCGGAGCAGGTACTGGTGCTCCGCGGCGAGAGGCTCCGATGTCTGCCCCCTTACATCTCGCGGTCGCGCTCGACGGCGCCGGGTGGCACCCGGCGGCCTGGCGCGAACCGGACGCGCGCCCAACCGACCTGTTCACCGCGGACTACTGGGCCCACCTGGTCCGCGAGGCCGAGGCCGGGCTGGTCGACCTGGTCACGATCGAGGACGCGATCGGCCTGCAGAGCGATGACTTCGACGCCCAGGACGACCGGGTCGACCGCGTCCGGGGCCGGCTCGACGCGGTGCTGATCGCCGCCCGGGTCGCGCCGCTCACCCGGCACGTCGGGCTGGTGCCGACGGCGACCGTGACGCACACCGAGCCATTTCACGTCTCCAAGGCGATCGCCACGCTCGACTACGTCAGCAGCGGCCGCGGCGGCGTCCGGGTACAGGTCTCCGGAAAGGCGCACGAGGCGGCGCACTTCGGACGCCGCACGATCCCGCCGTTCCGCTACCAGGACGTCCTGGCCCTGAACGCCGGGCAGGCCCCTGAACTCGCGACGCTGTTCAGCGACCTGTTCGACGAGGCCGCCGACTACGTCGAGGTGCTGCGCCGGCTCTGGGACTCCTGGGAGGACGACGCCGAGATCCGGGACGCCGCCACCGGCCGGTTCGTCGACCGGGACAAGCTGCACTACGTCGACTTCGCCGGCCGCTTCTTCCGCGTCAAGGGTCCGTCGATCACGCCCCGGCCACCGCAGGGCCAGCCGCCGGTGGCCGCGCTGGCGCACGCCACGATCCCCTACCGGCTCGCGGCCCGCAGCGCCGACGTCGTCTTCGTGACGCCCTCCGACGTGGGCGCGGCCCGCGCGATCCTGGCCGAGGTACGCGCCGAGCAGTCCGCCGCCGGGCGGGGCTCCGAGACCCTGCACGTCTTCGCCGACGTCGTCGTGTTCCTCGACGAGTCGCCGCGCGCCGCCGCCGACCGGGCCGCCCGCCTGGACGACCGCGCGGGCGAGACGTTCACTTCCGACGCGCTGGTGTTCACCGGCACGCCGTCCGGTCTCGCCGACTTGCTGCAGGAGTGGCACGCAGCCGGGATCAGCGGCTTCCGGCTGCGCCCGGCGACCGTGCCGCACGACCTCACCGCGATCACCCGGGGGCTGGTCCCCGAACTGCAGCGGCGGGACCTGTTCCGCCGGGGTTACGAGGCCCCCACCCTGCGAGGCCTGCTCGGCCTGCCCCGACCCGCCAACCGGTACGCGGAGGCCACGTCATGACCGGGAAGCAAGTCCACCTGGCCGCGCACTTCCCCGGCGTCAACAACACCACGGTGTGGAGTGACCCCGCCGCAGGCAGCCACATCGAGTTCGACTCGTTCGTGCACCTGGCCCGGACCGCCGAGCGGGCGAAATTCGACTTCTTCTTCCTCGCCGAGGGCCTGCGCCTCCGGGAGCAGGGCGGGCAGATCTACGACCTGGACGTGGTCGGCCGCCCGGACACGTTCACGGTGCTCGCCGCGTTGGCGGCGGTCACCGAGCGGATCGGGCTGACCGGCACGATCAACTCGACGTTCAACGAGCCCTACGAAGTGGCCCGCCAGTTCGCCAGCCTCGACCACCTGTCCGCGGGCCGGGCCGGGTGGAACGTCGTGACGTCGTGGGACGCGTTCACCGGCGAGAACTTCCGGCGCGGCGGGTTCCTCCCGGAGTCCGAGCGGTACACGCGGGCGAAGCAGTTCCTGGCCACCGCGACCGAGCTGTTCGACTCCTGGCGCGGCGACGAGATCGTCGCCGACGCCGACCGCGGGGTCTTCCTCGCCGACCCGAACGCCGGCGCGTTCGCCCACACCGACGACCACTTCGACATCTCCGGCCGGTTCAACGTCCCGCGCAGCCCGCAGGGCCGCCCGGTGATCCTGCAGGCCGGAGATTCGGACGCCGGGCGCGAGTTCGCCGCCGCGACCGCCGACGCGATCTTCAGCCGGCACGGTACGCGGGAAGCCGGGCAGGCGTTCTACGCCGACGTGAAGGGCCGGCTGGCGAAGTACGGCCGCACACCCGACCAGCTGCTCGTGCTGCCCGCCGCGACGTTCGTCCTCGGCGACACCGACGCGGACGCGCAGGAGAAGGCCGGGGAGGTCCGGCGCCTGCAGGTCAGCGGCCAGACCGCGATCAAATTCGCCGAGCAGCTCTGGAACACCGACCTGTCCGGTTACGACCCGGACGGCCCGCTGCCCGACGTCGACCCGGTCGTCGGGGAGAACACGATCGCCCGGGGCCGGGCCAGCGTCCGGATGTTCCGCGACCCGATCGCGGTGGCGAACCAGTGGCGCGCGCTGGCCGCGGAGAAGAATCTCTCGCTGCGCGAGGTGGTCATCGAGGTGACCGGTCGGCAGAACTTCATCGGCTCGGCCGCGACGGTCGCCGAGCAGATCAACACGCTCGTGCAGGCGGACGCCAGCGACGGTTTCATCCTGGTCCCGCACCTGACGCCGGGCGGCCTGGACGAGTTCGCCGACACGGTCGTGCCGCTGCTGCAGGAGCGCGGCGTCTTCCGGACCGAGTACGAGGGCACGACGCTGAGAGACCATCTGGGCCTCGGACCGCTGCCGTGACGCTCGCCACCCGGGCCGGGTCGCCCGCCGGAGGCGCTCGTAGGCTCGTGCGGTGAGCCTCCTCTCCGACGCCGCACCGCACGTCTCGCCGCATCCGCTGGACAACCCCGCCTGGGCGTCGCTGACTGGGCCGCACCGGGCGTTCGCGCTGGTCCACGGCCGGGCCGCGCGGTACCAGCCGGACGTCTCGCCGTTCGGCGTGCTCGGCGACGACCCGGACGCGCAGGCGTGGGCGGACCTCGCGACGCTGATCGGGCCGGACACCGGCATCGCGCTCGCCGGGGTCGAGGCGACGCCGCCGGACGGTGCCGGCTTCACCGTCGAATGGGCGCTGCCCGGCGTCCAGATGATCGACGGAGGAGTGGACGCGGCGACCGAACCGGACGCGGTGCGGCTCACCGCTGCGGACGTGCCGGAGATGATGGACCTGGTCGCGCGCACGAAGCCCGGCCCGTTCGAGCCGCGGACCATCGAGCTCGGCACCTACCTGGGGATCCGGCGCCGAGGAGCCCTGATCGCGATGGCCGGCGAGCGGATGCACCCGCCGGGGCACACCGAGATCAGCGCGGTCTGCACGGACCCGGCCTACCGCGGGCACGGGCTGGCCGCGCGGCTGGTCCGGGCCGTCGTCGCGAACATCCGGGCCCGCGGCGAGGTGCCGTTCCTGCACGCCGCCGCGACCAACACCGGCGCGATCGCGCTCTACGAGAAGCTCGGCTTCGTCCTCCGCAAGCACACGAAGTTCAGCGCAGTCCGGACACCACCCGCCTGAGCCCCCCCGCTCCCAGCGAACGCGGTTTGCCGAGAAGTCGACGCCTGCACGGGCGCACGGACGTTGGCTTCTCGGCAAACGACGGGAACTCGTCAGGCGTCGACGGAGGTGGGGGTGGTGGCGGGGGTAGTGGCGGGCGCGGCGGCTGTTGTGCGACGGCGGCGGAGGTGGAGGTATTCGCCGGCGACGGCGACTACCAACAACACCGCTGTGCCGGCGCTGATCCACGCGCCGAGATCGGCGTACTTCGGCGCATACGCGAACTCGATCGTGTGCGTGCCCGCCGGCACGTGCACCGCCGCCAACCCGTGGTCGGCACGGACCAGGTCCGCGCTTCGGCCGTCGACCGTGACCCGCCACGTCGGCTGGATCGCGTCCGCCAGCACCAGGTACCCGGCGCCCTCGGCGTCGACGGTCAGCCGCATCTCGTCGAAGCCGTCGGTCTGCCAGCGGACCTCGGCCGGCCGGCCGTCGGTCGCACCACCGGCGGTGTCCAGCAGCACGGCGTCCGCCGCGAGCGAGCCGTCCGCCAGCAGGTTGAGCCGCTTCTCCGGGTCGGGCTCGACGATCGCGCTCGACGCCCACCGCGCCCGCGGCAGGGCGGTCGTGCGCTGGTAGATCACCGAGTCCTGGTCGTACACCAACTTCAGGCCGTCGTTGGTGCTGGCGACCGTGGAGACGGCCGGCGCGCCGGACCGCCCCGCGACCGCGAGCGACTCCCCGCCGCGCAGCGTGATCTCGGCAGTCAGCGTCGTGCCGCGCGACACGTCCTCGGCGGCGAGCGGAACGTAGAACGGCGTCCCGGCGCTGATGTTGCGGTCCAGCCGATCGGCGGCGGCGACCTCGCGCCCGCTCGCGTCGCGCAGCACGACCGAGAGGCGCATCTGGTAGGTCGCCCGGATCCCCGGCGTCGTCGGGGTCACGCCGATGCCGCGGATCGGTCCGGTCACCGGGACCTTCACGGTCACCGGCCGGTCGGCTGTGAGCGTGTAGGCCGAGCCGTCACCGGCGTCCTTGGTCTCCACGCCGTACGGCTTCTGGATCGGCGGGGTCACGAACTCCGCGATCGACAGCCGGTCGAGAATCGGGCTGGTCGGCGACGAGCCGTCGTTCAGCGGATCCGGCCAGAGGAACGTCGCCGGCTTCGGTGGCGCGCTGAACTGGTATCCGGGCAGCTTCTCCAGCAGTTCGGCGAACCGGGTCTCGACGAACGAGTGGCCCTGCAGGCCGCGCAGCCGGTGGAGGGCGTGGACGCCGCCGAGCACCGCGCCGTTGGAACCCCAGAACCGCTCGTGACCGAGGTTGGCCTCCAGGTACCGATGGACGTCGGAGACCGGGTAGAAGTCCTTCGGATCGGTGCGCGGGTAGTAGTTGTGCACCCAGAGCAGCCCTTGCCCGGCCACCAGCAGCGGGATCAGCGCAGCGGCGAGGAACCGGCCCCGTCGCCGCGGTGGCACGAACCACAGCCACGCCGCCGCGACCATCGCCAGCAGCACGAACGCGAGGCCGATCGCCAGCTCCCGGTTCAGCCAGCCGAGGTGCGGCCCGCCGCCGGGGAAACCCCACTCGGCGTCGTGGACCAGGGCGTAACGCCGCGCCATCAGGTACAGCACGACGCCGGCGGCCGCCACGCCGGTCCACACCGCGACGCCCCACAGCAGCCGACGCCGGTCCCGGCCCGGCGCGTGCTCGGCCGCCCGGTCGAGCAACGCTTGGAAGCCGACCGCCGCCAGCACCGCGATCAGGAATCCGATGATGCTGCGGGCACGCTCGACGGCGTTGTCGGAGAACAGGTACGGCAGCTTCTGCAGCAACGCCAGCGGCGGCCCACCGAGGTAGACGACGACGCCCCAGGCGCCGGTCGCCACCAGGAAGAACCACCAGGTTCCCCGAGGCAGCGCCGCCCGGCCGGACCGCGCCAGCGCCACCGCGGCGATCGCGAGCACCGCCACGCCGGCCCCGACGTACGAGACCTCCTCCAGGAAGATCCGGGCCTCGTACCAGTACGGGCCGTCGCCCGGGCGGACCGTGCCGAACACGTACGGCGCGATCGAGGTCAGCAGCACCTGGGTCGGGATGTGCTGGTCGGGCGTCTGGGCGCGGCCGCGCACCAGCGCCGTCGACATCGTCGACACCCAGGGCGCGAGCTGGATCGCGACCAGGAGGGCCCCGACGCCGACCCCCGCCAACGCGCGCAGCCAGGTCCCGACCATCCGGCGGCCCCAGCCGTCTTCGGCCAGCGACCGGACGACGACGTAACAGGCGCCGGTGGCGAGCGCGTAGCCGGTGACCGCTGGGAAGCCGCCGAGCAGCATCGCGGCGACGGTGAGCGCGACCAGCGCCGCGTCGCGGATCCGCCGGTTCTGGATCACGCACTCCAGCGCCCAGAACAGCGCTGGGACGAACGCCGCGACCCGGGTCTGCGGCCAGTTCAGCCAGACGATCATGAACGCGCTGGTGGCGAACGCGAGCCCGCCGAGCAGCGCCGCCGGTTTCCCCAGCCGCAACCGGCGGAGGAACAGGTAGCAGCCGCCGACCGCCACGATGATCTGCAACAGCAGCACGTAGGCGGGCGCGAGCCAGGCCGGGAGGAACCAGAACGGCACCGCCACCGGCGACGCCATCCCCGCGTTCGGGGTGCCGCCGAGCGTCCCGCCGCCCAGGACGTAGGGGTTCCAGGACGGCCACTCGCCGTCCCGGACGGCGTCGCCGAACAGCGCCGCGTTCGGGATCGCCGCGTCGACCGTGTCGCCGAGGTCGTACGTCTGCCGTTCGACGCCGAGCAGCTGACCGTCCATGTACGGGCTGACCCGGCCCAGCAGACCGGTCTCGGTGAGCGAGGTCTGCCCCCAGAGCGGCGAGCCGATGCCAGCCAGCGCGAACGCCGCGATCGCGAAGACGACGACGGAGACCAGCGGGTTGGGTCGCCGCCGCCATCTACGCCGGGGTTCGCGTGGTTCGCCGGAGGCTTCGGGACTCGGCGGTGCCAATTCCTGGGTCGCGCTCATCGGGCGGCGACGCTACCACCCCTGGTCACTGCGGCCTCGGGCACCACGGTGATGTTAAACAGGATCGGAGATACTCTTCATCTTCCGGTCGGCCCGAACCGCTCCGTACGGATCGACGCGGGGTCGTGCCCGGCGTCCACCAGGACGTTCGCGACCACCTCGACGAACGGCGTCGGGCCGCAGACGTAGACGCGCGGTTTGTCGTCCGGCGACCAGGTGGTGGCGGCGAGCAGCGCGGCGTCGACCCGCCCGGCCGGGACGGGCCAGTCCGGCGGCGTCCGGCGGGTGTACGCGTAGGTCACCTCGAACCCGAGCGACGGCAACTCCTCCCGGTAGATCGCCTCCTCGGGGCTCCGCACCGAGTAGAGGAGCCGGAACGGCTCGTCGCTCCCGACCTGGGCCCGGGTGCGGGCCATCGCCATCAGCGGCACGATTCCGGAGCCGCCGGCGATCAGCTGCACCGGTTGCTCGGATCCTGACGACTCGGTGGCCGGGCGCCAGACGAAGTAGCCGCCGACCGGGCCGCGCAGCTCCAACGGGTCACCGACCGAGAGCACACCGGCCAGGTACGGCGAAACCTCGCCGTCCTCGACCCGCTGCACGGTTATCTCGACGCGGCCCGCCGAGGGCGCCGACGCGATCGAGTACGACCGCTCGGTGGAGTAGCCGTCCGGCGCGGTCAGCCGCACGTCGAGGTGCTGGCCGGCCAGGTGCCCCGGCCACTCCGGGACGTCGAGCACCAGCGTGTCGGCGCTCGGTGTCTCGTGCCGGATCTCCGCGACCGTGGCGACCTGCCAGGACAGCCGACGAACCACCACTCAGTCCCCCTCGTAGCGCTGCTCGCGCCACGGGTCGCCGTAGTTGTGGTAGCCGTTCTCCTCCCAGAAGCCCGGCTCGTCCTCCAGCAGCAACTGGATGCCGCGCACCCACTTGGCGCTCTTCCAGAAGTAGAGGTGCGGCACGAGCAGGCGGGCCGGGCCGCCGTGCTCGGGTTCGAGCGGCTCGCCGTCGAAACCGAACGCGATCCAGGCCTTGCCGTCGAGCAGATCCTCGAGCGGGAGGTTCGTGGAGTAGCCGCCGTAGGAGTAGACCTTCGCATACTCGGCCTCGGTCTCGACGTTCTCGAAGAGCGTGTCCAGCGACACGCCCTCCCAGTCGGTGTCGAGCTTCGACCATTTGGTGACGCAGTGGATGTCGACGTGCGGCGTCTCGTGCGGCAGGGCCAGCAACGCCTCCCAGCCCCAGCCGTGCACCGCACCGGTCTCGGTGACGATCCCGAAGTTCCAGTCCGCCAGGTCGACCTGCGGTGTGGGGCCGTAGCTGAGGACGGGAAAGTCCTCGGTCAGGTACTGCCCCGGAGGCAGGTCGCGGTGTTCCCGCCTACGCCCGCCGAAACCCGGAGAAACAAAGCTCATCTGCGCGCCCTACTCTTCGCGCGAGCGCTCATCCGTGTCCCCTACTCTTCGCGCCAGCGCTCATCCGTGTCCCCTACTCTTCGCGCCAGCGCTCATCGACGCCGTCGCTTTTCCTTGATCCGCACCGAGATCTGGATCGGCGTGCCGACGAAGCCGAAGTCCTCGCGCAGCCGACGCTCGATGTACCGCGTGTAGGCCACGTCGACGGGGCCGGTGGTGAACAGCACGAACCGGGGCGGCTTGTTGCCGGCCTGGGTCGCGAACAGGATACGCGTCTGCTTGCCACCCCGGACCGGGTGCGGATGCGCGGCGACCAGCTCACCGAGCCAGGAGTTGAGCCGGCCGGTCGGGATGCGCTGCTCCCAGCCCTCCAGCGCGGTGCGCAGCGCCGGGGCGAGCTTGTCCACCGCCCGCCTGGTCCGCGCGGAGACGTTCACCCGCGGCGCCCAGCGCACCCGCTGCAGGTCCCGATCGATCTCGCGCTCCAGCAGCTCGCGGCGGTCCTCGTCGAGCAGGTCCCACTTGTTGAACGCGAGCACGAGCGCGCGGCCGGACTCGATCACGCTCGTGACGACGCGCTGGTCCTGCTCGCTCAGCGTCTCGCTGGCGTCGAGCAGGACGACCGCGACCTCGGCGGCCTCGATCGCCGCCGCCGTCCGCAGGCTCGCGTAGTACTCGGCGCCGCTGGCGAACGAGACCTTCTTCCGCAGGCCCGCGGTGTCGACGAAACGCCACACCTCGTCCCCGAGCTCCACCAGGCTGTCGACCGGGTCGACGGTGGTGCCCGCGACCGAGTCGACGACCGCGCGGTCCTCCTTGGACACGGCGTTGAGCAGGCTGGACTTGCCGACGTTGGGCCGGCCGACCAGCGCGACGCGGCGCGGACCGCCGGTACCGAAGCGGCCCTCGAGCGGCGCCTCCGGCAGCACGTCCAGCACCTTGTCGAGCAGGTCGCCGGACCCGCGGCCGTGCAGGGCCGAGACCGGCCACGGCTCGCCGAGGCCCAGTCGCCACAGCTCGGCGACGTCGGCCTCGCCTTTCGTGTCGTCCACCTTGTTCGCGGCCAGGACGACCGGCTTGCCGCCGCGCTGCAGGACACGGGCCACGGCCAGGTCGGTCTCGGTGATGCCGACCCGGGCGTCGACGACCAGCAGGACGGCGTCCGCGACGCTCATCGCGTACCGCGCCTGAGCGGCGATCGCGGCGGCGCGGCCCTGGGCGTCGGGTTCCCAGCCGCCGGTGTCGACGAGCGTGAAGCGACGGCCGTTCCAGACCGCGTCGTAGGCCACCCGGTCCCTGGTGACTCCCGGAACGTCCTGCACGACCGCCTCGCGGCGGCCGAGGATGCGGTTGACGAGCGTCGATTTGCCGACGTTGGGCCGGCCGACGACCGCCAGCACGGGCAGCGAACCAGGGGCCTCGTCGCCCTCGTCGCCGCCCTCGTCCCCTTCGAGCGCCGCCAGCTCGGCGTCCGAGATCTCGTACTCGTCAGCCAGCTGGGTCCAGTTGTCGCTCATCGCGCGGAAGCTCCATCAGTTCGATTCACGACGCGCGGCCCGGCGTCCGAGATCTCGGCCCTGCAGCCCAGGGCAAGCTGGGTCCAGTTGTCGCTCATCGCGCGGAAGCTCCATCAGTTCGATTCACGACGCGCGGCCCGGCGTCCGAGATCTCGGCCCTGCAGCCCAGGGCAAGCTGGGTCCAGTTGTCGCTCATCGCGCGGAAGCTCCATCAGTTCGATTCACGACGCGCGGCCCGGCGTCCGAGATCTCGGCCCTGCAGCCCAGGGCAAGCTGGGTCCAGTTGTCGCTCATCGCGCGGAAGCTCCATCAGTTCGATTCACGACGCGCGGCCCGGCGTCCGAGATCTCGGCCCTGCAGCCCAGGGCAAGCTGGGTCCAGTTGTCGCTCATCGCGCGGAAGCTCCATCAGTTCGATTCACGACGCGCGCCCCGGTGTCCGGGGTCGGCTGCGTCCAGGTCACGCTCATCGCGCGCGGGCTCCCGCGGTCCGGTCAGCCCTGGTCTTGCGGGTCTCCGCGACGACGTCGAGGACGGCGTCCACGACCTGGTCGAACGTCAGCGCGGACGTGTCGATCTCGACGACCCCGTCCGCGGCGACCAGGAAGTCGACCACGGTGGAGTCCCGAGCGTCCCGGGTCACGACCTGGGCGTGGGTGGCGGCGAGCGCCGCGGCGTCGTCGGTGCCGTGCAACTCGCGGGCGCGGCGCGCGATCCGCGCGCTCTCGTCGGCGGTGAGCAGCAGCCGTACCTCGGCCTCGGGCGCGACCACCGTGGTGATGTCGCGGCCCTCGGCGACCACGCCGGTGCCCTTCTCCTCGGCCAGGATGGCCTGCTGCCGGGCGATCAGGTCGGCCCGGACGTCGAGGTTCGTCGCCACTGCGCTGACCGACTCGGAGATCCGCGACTGCCGGATCGCTCCGGTGACGTCGACGCCGTCGACCGCGATGCCCGGCGCACCGGGGTCGGTCGCGATGTCGAGCACCAGCGCGCGGCAGAGCGCCGCGACCGCCGGCCGGTCGGTGAGGTCGACGCCGCGGTCGAGCGCGGCCCAGGTCACGGCGCGGTACATCGCACCGGTGTCGAGGTAGCGCAGACCGAGGTGGCGAGCGACGGCACGGCAGACGCTGGATTTACCCGACCCGGAGGGGCCGTCGACGGCGATGACGCCCCGGAATCCCGCCCCCGGCTGCGCCGCCTCGGGTGTGCTCAACGCCTGACCTCCTCGTAACGCCATGAATGAGCGGTGGCGTAGATCGGTACAGCCGTCGACGCCCCTCCTATCATGCCCGCTCGTCCACGTTCCCGGAGAATCGGTTCTCGCGGCAGGGAAAGGCTGGGGATTGCTGGAGATCACTGGAAGCAGCTACGGTGTGCGCGTGGTCGAGTCCGCCGAGGCGCTGGAGCGTCGCATCGACGAGCTGCGCGCGGACGTACGCCGCGCGGTGATGCGCGGCGACCGGATGGCCGCCCGGGCCCTGCGCGCCGAGCTGCGCTCCGCCGAGGCCGCCTGGGACGACGCTCTCTCCGCGCTGGAAGACGCCGCCCCACCCGCCGAACCGACCCCGATCCGGGTGCCGAGCCCGCTGCTGCCGCTCCGCGAACAGGTGCACCAGGCGCTGACGCTGCTCGGCGCACCGGCCGCGCCCCGCCTCGTCGTCGCCGTCCACCAGGCGTTCTCCGGCGCGCAGATCCCCTCGGCCCGCCTGACCAGCCTGCGCCGCGACGAGGAGCGCTCGTACCGGGCGGCTCCGCACGCCCGCCCCTACTACCTCTGCGCGGCGCTCACCGCCGACCTGCTCGCCCCCGCCCGCGGCCTGCTCGCGGTCTCCACCTGGCCGCTGCCCACCCGGATCGTCGGCCCGCTCAGCCCGCGGGTGGACTTCCTGACCGGTGCCGCGCGCCTCGCCGAGCAGTTGCAGCGGATGGCCGACCCCGGACCCGCCGCGACGCGTCTGCTCTGGCGGTTCGCGACCAGCATTCCCGGCGCAACGGCCCGGCCCGACGCGATGACGCCGGAGGCCGTCGCCGCGGCCGCGCTCGCCGAACTCGCGATCCACCAGGACGCCGACCGCGCTCACCGGGAGGCCAGCGCGGCGCGGGCCAGATCACAGCTCGACGACGCCCAGCAACTGTTCGGCAGCCGATTGCGC
This genomic window contains:
- a CDS encoding LLM class flavin-dependent oxidoreductase, with amino-acid sequence MSAPLHLAVALDGAGWHPAAWREPDARPTDLFTADYWAHLVREAEAGLVDLVTIEDAIGLQSDDFDAQDDRVDRVRGRLDAVLIAARVAPLTRHVGLVPTATVTHTEPFHVSKAIATLDYVSSGRGGVRVQVSGKAHEAAHFGRRTIPPFRYQDVLALNAGQAPELATLFSDLFDEAADYVEVLRRLWDSWEDDAEIRDAATGRFVDRDKLHYVDFAGRFFRVKGPSITPRPPQGQPPVAALAHATIPYRLAARSADVVFVTPSDVGAARAILAEVRAEQSAAGRGSETLHVFADVVVFLDESPRAAADRAARLDDRAGETFTSDALVFTGTPSGLADLLQEWHAAGISGFRLRPATVPHDLTAITRGLVPELQRRDLFRRGYEAPTLRGLLGLPRPANRYAEATS
- a CDS encoding ferredoxin reductase, which gives rise to MVRRLSWQVATVAEIRHETPSADTLVLDVPEWPGHLAGQHLDVRLTAPDGYSTERSYSIASAPSAGRVEITVQRVEDGEVSPYLAGVLSVGDPLELRGPVGGYFVWRPATESSGSEQPVQLIAGGSGIVPLMAMARTRAQVGSDEPFRLLYSVRSPEEAIYREELPSLGFEVTYAYTRRTPPDWPVPAGRVDAALLAATTWSPDDKPRVYVCGPTPFVEVVANVLVDAGHDPASIRTERFGPTGR
- a CDS encoding YfhO family protein, with the protein product MSATQELAPPSPEASGEPREPRRRWRRRPNPLVSVVVFAIAAFALAGIGSPLWGQTSLTETGLLGRVSPYMDGQLLGVERQTYDLGDTVDAAIPNAALFGDAVRDGEWPSWNPYVLGGGTLGGTPNAGMASPVAVPFWFLPAWLAPAYVLLLQIIVAVGGCYLFLRRLRLGKPAALLGGLAFATSAFMIVWLNWPQTRVAAFVPALFWALECVIQNRRIRDAALVALTVAAMLLGGFPAVTGYALATGACYVVVRSLAEDGWGRRMVGTWLRALAGVGVGALLVAIQLAPWVSTMSTALVRGRAQTPDQHIPTQVLLTSIAPYVFGTVRPGDGPYWYEARIFLEEVSYVGAGVAVLAIAAVALARSGRAALPRGTWWFFLVATGAWGVVVYLGGPPLALLQKLPYLFSDNAVERARSIIGFLIAVLAAVGFQALLDRAAEHAPGRDRRRLLWGVAVWTGVAAAGVVLYLMARRYALVHDAEWGFPGGGPHLGWLNRELAIGLAFVLLAMVAAAWLWFVPPRRRGRFLAAALIPLLVAGQGLLWVHNYYPRTDPKDFYPVSDVHRYLEANLGHERFWGSNGAVLGGVHALHRLRGLQGHSFVETRFAELLEKLPGYQFSAPPKPATFLWPDPLNDGSSPTSPILDRLSIAEFVTPPIQKPYGVETKDAGDGSAYTLTADRPVTVKVPVTGPIRGIGVTPTTPGIRATYQMRLSVVLRDASGREVAAADRLDRNISAGTPFYVPLAAEDVSRGTTLTAEITLRGGESLAVAGRSGAPAVSTVASTNDGLKLVYDQDSVIYQRTTALPRARWASSAIVEPDPEKRLNLLADGSLAADAVLLDTAGGATDGRPAEVRWQTDGFDEMRLTVDAEGAGYLVLADAIQPTWRVTVDGRSADLVRADHGLAAVHVPAGTHTIEFAYAPKYADLGAWISAGTAVLLVVAVAGEYLHLRRRRTTAAAPATTPATTPTSVDA
- a CDS encoding NtaA/DmoA family FMN-dependent monooxygenase (This protein belongs to a clade of FMN-dependent monooxygenases, within a broader family of flavin-dependent oxidoreductases, the luciferase-like monooxygenase (LMM) family, some of whose members use coenzyme F420 rather than FMN.); the protein is MTGKQVHLAAHFPGVNNTTVWSDPAAGSHIEFDSFVHLARTAERAKFDFFFLAEGLRLREQGGQIYDLDVVGRPDTFTVLAALAAVTERIGLTGTINSTFNEPYEVARQFASLDHLSAGRAGWNVVTSWDAFTGENFRRGGFLPESERYTRAKQFLATATELFDSWRGDEIVADADRGVFLADPNAGAFAHTDDHFDISGRFNVPRSPQGRPVILQAGDSDAGREFAAATADAIFSRHGTREAGQAFYADVKGRLAKYGRTPDQLLVLPAATFVLGDTDADAQEKAGEVRRLQVSGQTAIKFAEQLWNTDLSGYDPDGPLPDVDPVVGENTIARGRASVRMFRDPIAVANQWRALAAEKNLSLREVVIEVTGRQNFIGSAATVAEQINTLVQADASDGFILVPHLTPGGLDEFADTVVPLLQERGVFRTEYEGTTLRDHLGLGPLP
- a CDS encoding sulfite oxidase-like oxidoreductase, with amino-acid sequence MSFVSPGFGGRRREHRDLPPGQYLTEDFPVLSYGPTPQVDLADWNFGIVTETGAVHGWGWEALLALPHETPHVDIHCVTKWSKLDTDWEGVSLDTLFENVETEAEYAKVYSYGGYSTNLPLEDLLDGKAWIAFGFDGEPLEPEHGGPARLLVPHLYFWKSAKWVRGIQLLLEDEPGFWEENGYHNYGDPWREQRYEGD
- the der gene encoding ribosome biogenesis GTPase Der, which codes for MSDNWTQLADEYEISDAELAALEGDEGGDEGDEAPGSLPVLAVVGRPNVGKSTLVNRILGRREAVVQDVPGVTRDRVAYDAVWNGRRFTLVDTGGWEPDAQGRAAAIAAQARYAMSVADAVLLVVDARVGITETDLAVARVLQRGGKPVVLAANKVDDTKGEADVAELWRLGLGEPWPVSALHGRGSGDLLDKVLDVLPEAPLEGRFGTGGPRRVALVGRPNVGKSSLLNAVSKEDRAVVDSVAGTTVDPVDSLVELGDEVWRFVDTAGLRKKVSFASGAEYYASLRTAAAIEAAEVAVVLLDASETLSEQDQRVVTSVIESGRALVLAFNKWDLLDEDRRELLEREIDRDLQRVRWAPRVNVSARTRRAVDKLAPALRTALEGWEQRIPTGRLNSWLGELVAAHPHPVRGGKQTRILFATQAGNKPPRFVLFTTGPVDVAYTRYIERRLREDFGFVGTPIQISVRIKEKRRRR
- the cmk gene encoding (d)CMP kinase, whose amino-acid sequence is MSTPEAAQPGAGFRGVIAVDGPSGSGKSSVCRAVARHLGLRYLDTGAMYRAVTWAALDRGVDLTDRPAVAALCRALVLDIATDPGAPGIAVDGVDVTGAIRQSRISESVSAVATNLDVRADLIARQQAILAEEKGTGVVAEGRDITTVVAPEAEVRLLLTADESARIARRARELHGTDDAAALAATHAQVVTRDARDSTVVDFLVAADGVVEIDTSALTFDQVVDAVLDVVAETRKTRADRTAGARAR
- a CDS encoding GNAT family N-acetyltransferase — encoded protein: MSLLSDAAPHVSPHPLDNPAWASLTGPHRAFALVHGRAARYQPDVSPFGVLGDDPDAQAWADLATLIGPDTGIALAGVEATPPDGAGFTVEWALPGVQMIDGGVDAATEPDAVRLTAADVPEMMDLVARTKPGPFEPRTIELGTYLGIRRRGALIAMAGERMHPPGHTEISAVCTDPAYRGHGLAARLVRAVVANIRARGEVPFLHAAATNTGAIALYEKLGFVLRKHTKFSAVRTPPA